The following nucleotide sequence is from Bacteroidota bacterium.
GGCGCATTTAAAATAATTGAATTTCTCTTTTGCATTTTTCTTTTTTTGCAATACAAGAATAATACTTCCAACTTTTGCTTCTTCAAATACTTTATTGATTTGTAATAGTGAAATTATTTTTGAGTTTTCATAAATAAATTTACGCAATGAAGTCGCGCTACTTCTGTCTATAATTGCATCAGGAATGATGTAACTAAAATATCCATCAGCAGTTAATAAATTTAGTCCATTCTCAATAAATAAAGTATATAAATCGAATTGGTCAACTGCTGTTTTATATTTACTTACAAAATATTTTTTTTGATATTCTGGCAATTCTTTATTATTTAAATACGGTGGATTCCCCACGACCGCATCGAAGCCGCAATCCGACACACCCCTTCGTCCCCTCTCAAGAGGGGAAAATATGTGCGGAAACACATCCTCAAAGTTCATCGGCTTTAGCGTGCGCTCGGTTTCGTCATCGAAGAGTTTACCGTCTAAAATATCGCGACCAATGAGCGAGTTGCCGCAAACAATGTTGCGCCGTAAATCGGGAAGCATACGCTCTTTCAATAAGCTAAACTGATAGGCCTCGTTCATCGTTACGTCTTCCATCAGTTTCAGGTAAAGCGAAAGCTGTGTAACCTCCGTTGCCTGAAAATCTATATCAACGCCATAAATATTATTTACTAAAATATCTTGCCGCTTCTTGTGCGAGAGAACTATTTTACCTTCGCGTGTCTCAAAATCGCCCTTCTTGGCTTTCTCAGGGAACTCGTTGTAATACCTCGTGTGGTAATCGAGGAGCTGGCTATACACTTCGAGCAGGAACGAGCCGGAGCCGCAGGCAATATCGGCAAAAGCCATCTTTGCAACCTGCTCAGGAGTAACTTTGGGGATTAGGGTGTAGGCATTAGGGTTTAGTGGGGTTTGAGGGATTGAATTAGACGGGTGAGCATCTTTCCCACTTCTTCCATCAGGGATGCCCGCGAGTACGATAGGAAATGCAGGTATTCCTTCCGATTCGCCCGTCCGTATCCCTCTGCTATGTTCGCCGGAATTGAGACAGCCGATCGCTGCATTTGGCTCTTCAATCCGTATTGTTCCTCTTTGGGGAAGCCCGCCCTGACTTATGGGGGGGCTCTCAGTTTGTAGATTTCCTCCACCAACGACATCGCCCGCTTCCACACTTTCAATTCCTTGTACGTTTGTAGTGTCATAAGATTCTCCTCCTATACTTTTATTATTCGATCCTACACCCTCATTACTAAACCCTATACCCTTTTTTTCATACAGCAGCTTTCCGACAGTTCCATTAACAATATACCTCACAATATATTCAGGCGTATAATACACGCCGCCTGCTTTGCGTACTTCCGGTTTCTCAATTACCTTTGCCCGCTTATCGGTAGCGGTTACAACTTTACCGAGGAAGCGTTCGTATATACTACCTAAAATAGAAATCGGTATTTTATCAAAATCGTAAGGCGAAGTTGGGTTGGCAAGCTCATCGCATATATCGGCAAAAAGTTTATTCTCCGGCGGAACAAAATCAGGCGAGTCAATAACCCTGTGCGGTTTAAATACGAGACCGTTATACTTTGGCTCAAGCCGTTTGCACAAACCAACAAAAGCCTTCCACACATCTGCTTTATCTTTTATTGTCGCGAGGGAGGGCTCTTCAATCGATTTATCTTCAAGGAAGCGAATAAACACGAGCCGGTCTATTGTCCGCTGTACTGCTTCGGTAAGTTCCTCGCCTTCTAAGTTTTGGTTTTTATTTTTAAATGCGCGGGCTAATTGTTCGCGGTAGCCGTCCAACGATTCAAGGAATGCTTCATCTACCGGTTTGTATTCGGCAATCATACCTTTGCGTGCTGCCTTAGCGCGCGGTTTGCCTAACGAGCCGGAATATTTTTCTATCGAGCCGTTTGCGACTTCATCGCGGCTTAATAGATAAAATAGTTTTTTGAATTTTTCTTCATCTTCGTAATCGGTATAGTGGAATTTTTCAAGTTTGCGGTCGAGAGCGGTTTTTATATCGGGTTTAAACCTGCAATCGAGTATATGAAGTTCCTCAAAATCGGTAAGCACGGCGATAGGTGTTTTTGAATTCCAACCATAGCGAATTGCTTGGTAATAATCGTTAGGGTTGGATAGGTTGCGCGATGGTTTCTTTGCTTCTACAAAGAATTTAACATCGCGAAAGTTAGGGGCTGTGAAAAAGGCATAGTCGGCGCGGCGCTGCGAGCCGGAAGTACTAACTTTGTTTTCAATCTTAACTTCCTGCTCGTACGGATTCTTTTGAAAATCGTGTGTAACATCCCAACCTAATGCGGCAAAAAATTTGTCAATAAAATCCTGCCTCACCTGCGACTCCTGATAACCGGGCGAAAGGTAGGTGGCTTGCTGCTCTCTGAAATGCTTAACTAATTGTTTGATTTTGTTATGGGATTCTGTCATTCAAAGTTGGATTCAAAATTTCTTTTAGACAATTCATTATTTCCCTTAAATATAGATGTCTTTTTTTTACCTAATTTTTGCTTGAATTATAACAAATTAAATTAATACTATCAAATTACCCAAGTCGGCTTTTTGTTTTTTACAAATCCTTCCTTATATTCTAACAAATTAAAATCGAGGAATAATATGCTCTCGCAAGTTCTCAGCAGTGCAACCTATGGGATTAATGCACACATAGTGCAGGTCGAAACTAATCTCGAAAAAGGTTTACAAAGTTTCGTCGTTGTTGGTTTACCCGATAACGCGGTGAAAGAGAGTCGCGAACGGGTAATAGCAGCAATTAAAAATTCAAACATCAACCTCCCTCATTTACGCATCACCGTTAATTTAGCCCCCGCCGATATTAAGAAGGAAGGATCAGCTTACGACTTACCCATAGCAATTGGAATACTAACTGCAACCGAGAATATCAAATCGGAAATCTTAAAGGATTTTATTATGTTAGGTGAACTTGCACTCGATGGAACACTGCGACCGGTTCATGGTATTTTGCCGATTGCCGTAGAAGCTAAAATAAATAATATGAGAGGGATGATACTTCCAAAAGAAAACGCCAAAGAAGCGGCTATGGTCGAAGGGATCGATGTTTATCCTATGGCGAGTTTGAGTGAAACTGTAGATTTCCTTAATGGTGAATACGAGTTGTTAAAACCATTCAAGATTAATATGGATGAAGTGTTTGCGCAAGAGAAGCAATACACGATCGATTTTGCCGATGTGAAAGGGCAGGAGAATGTGAAACGTGCACTCGAAGTTGCTGCTGCAGGTGCTCACAATATAATTATGATCGGTCCCCCCGGTTCAGGAAAAACAATGCTGGCAAAACGCTTACCGACAATATTACCACCAATGACATTTGAGGAGGCAATCGAGACAACTAAGATACATTCGGTAGCAGGAGTGTTGCCGCCGAACTCGGCGCTCGTTGCAACGCGCCCTTATCGCTCACCGCATCACACAATATCCGATAGTGCGCTCGTTGGTGGTGGAACAATTCCGCGTCCGGGCGAAATATCGCTTGCCCATCACGGAGTGCTGTTCCTCGATGAACTACCTGAATTTGCACGTAATGTATTGGAAGTCTTGCGGCAGCCATTGGAAGATGGAAGGATAACTGTTAGTCGTTCAAAGATGACGCTTGAGTTTCCCGCTAATTTTATGCTTGTTTGCTCTATGAATCCCTGTCCGTGCGGCTATTACACAGATCCGGCGAAAGAATGCACTTGCTCGCAAATGCAAATCCAAAAGTATATGGCAAAAATATCCGGTCCGCTGCTTGATAGAATTGATTTGCATATCGAAGTTCCCGCAGTTAAGTATAAGGACTTGTCCAGCAAAACTTCGGGCGAGTCATCAGTGAAAATTCGGGATCGGGTTATTGAGGCACGTAAAATTCAAATGAAACGTTTTGCAGGACGTAAAAGTATGTATGCAAATTCCGATATGCAGTCGAAAGATATAAGAGAATTTTGCCAAATCAATTCGGACGGCGAAGAGCTCCTAAAAATGGCAATTACAAAATTAGGATTATCCGCGCGTGCGTACGATAGAATATTGAAAGTCTCCCGTACGATTGCCGACCTTACAGGTTCAGAAAACATTCGACCGGAACACATGAGCGAAGCAATTCAATACCGAACACTCGATAGGAATTTGTGGATGTGAAGTAATGATGGAGTAGTGGAATATTGGATTATTGGATGTCGAATCATTTTATCATTGGCTCCATAAATAAATGAGTAAATGAGTAAATGTTTCCGTTATTTTCACAATCTCCAATCTCCAATCTCAAATCAAAAATCCCTGCCCGAACGACCGTTCGGTCGAGCGGGTGAAATCATTTTTGCTCGTCTCAATCCCTTTTTCTATATTAACTGAAGTTACGCAGAATTGACTTTTTGTCATGTTGAGCGAAGCGAAACATCTAAAAATAGCCTGAATTTGAGGTTTCAGATTCTTCTCCCGCTCTACGAGCGGGATCAGAATGACTCTTTTGCGTAACTTCAGATATTAAGAAAGAATAAAACGGATATAACAATGTTCACAAATATTTCGCATATCGGCATTGCTGTCAAAAATTTGACAGAATCAGTTGATAATTTTAAAAAGCTTTTTAATCAGGACGATGTTCATTTCGAAACTGTAGAAGACCAAAAAGTAAACCTTGCTTTTTTAGATGTACGAGGAGTACACATAGAGTTATTAGAGCCGTCTTCATTGGATTCTCCAATCTCAAAATTTCTTGAGAATCGCGGAGAAGGTATTCATCATCTCTCTTTTGAAGTTGATGATATTGAGAAAGAGCTTTCACGTTTGAAGAAGGAGGGAGTCAGGTTGATAGATGAAACACCGAAAGTCGGTGCAGGCGGAAAATTAATTGCTTTTATCCATCCCAAATCTACAAACGGAGTTTTGATCGAATTGAGTCAGAAAAAATATTTTATTACGTCACCCGACTTTGATGAACCTTTAAAAGATTTTGAAGAATAAAAGAATATGGGGAAGTAATATTTATGATGGATGAAGAACCCAAGTTAATTTTAAAAATCGCTCCACAGTTTATCTCGTTGCCCGAAAAACTTCCCAACCTGCCCAATAAACCGGGGATATATCAGTTTAAAAACGATGAAGGCAAAATATTATATGTTGGCAAAGCTAAAAACTTACGCAGCAGGGTTAGGCAGTATTTTCATAAATCGCGAAGTTTAGATATTAAAACCGAAACAATGATTTCGAAAACCGCCGATGTGGAAATTATTGTAACCGATTCCGAAGTGGAAGCGTTAATCCTTGAAGCAGTTCTTATAAAAAAGTTCAAACCAAAATACAATATATTCCTGAGAGACGATAAAAGTTTTCCCTATGTTGTTATAACGAACGAGCCATTCCCTCGTGTGTTCGTTACCCGCCGAATTATTCACAACGGTTCTAAATATTTCGGACCGTTTACCGACGCGAAAAATATGCGTGGGTCTTTAAAAATGATACGCGATGTTTTCAAGGTGCGTTCCTGCAATTATCATATTGATGATGAAACGATCCGCAAAAAGAAAATACGTGTATGCCTCGATTATCACATTAAAAAATGCGAGGGACCCTGCGAAGGTCTTGTAAATTGGCACCAATACAATGCAATGATTAACGAAGTTGCACAGGTGTTACGCGGCAAAACATCCGGACTAATATCTAATCTTGAAAAACAAATGCTTGCAGAATCTGAAGCTATGAATTTTGAAGCCGCTGCTGCAGTTCGTGATAAGATTCGTGGATTACGTAATTACAGCGATCGTCAAAAAATTATTGATACCGACTTACTCGATAGGGATATTATATCGGCGGCGATCGAAGGGGATGATGCTTGCGGAGTCTTGTTCAAAATCCGGGACGGGAAATTAATAGGCAGACAGCATTATTACATGAGCGGTGTTGCAGAAAAACCTGAAGCTGAAATAATATCGCAGTTTCTCCGAATTTATTATTTGGAAGCAGATTATTATCCCAAAGAAATATTTCTTCCTTGTGAAATTGATGAGACAGAAACAATAGAAATATGGCTTTCTGAAAAACGGCAATCAAAAGTTTCAATCATCGTTCCTAAAATTGGCGACAAAGCTAAACTTGTTGCAATGTGTCAGGCGAATGCAAAATATCTCCTCGATGATCTAAAAATTCAAAAGTTGAAACGAGGCGAGAAGGTTCCCAAAATATTAGAACTCCTTCAAAAAGATTTACACCTTAAGTACTTACCATACAGGATCGAATGTTTCGATATATCGAATATTCAAGGTGCAGATACTGCAGCATCGCTTGTGGTATTTGAAAACGGTAAACCAAAAAAGAGTGAATATAAACGATATAAAATTCAGACAGTTACAGGTCCCGACGATTATGCAAGTATGCGTGAAGTCGTGCAACGGCGGTATTCACGATTGATCGAGGAGGGACAAAAACTTCCCGATTTAATTATGGTAGATGGTGGCAAAGGACAGCTATCGAGCGCGGTGGAGGTTATTAAGAAATTCGAATCCGCCTATGGCGGACGAAATTCGAAATTCCAAAATATTCCTATTATAGGTTTGGCGAAGAAATTAGAGGAAATATATTTTCCGAATATATCTGAACCGCAATCGATACTTAAAACATCAGCGAGCTTGAAACTTCTTCAGCGAATCCGGGATGAGGCGCACCGATTTGCCGTAGAGTATCATAGAAAATTACGAACGAAAAGAACATTGCAGACTGAATTGGATTTGATAAAAGGGGTCGGCAAAAAGAAAACTAAAGAATTGCTCGAGACGTTTGGTTCCGTGCAAGGTGTAAAATTTGCTAATACAGAACAGTTATCTGAAATTGTGGGTGAGAAGGTTGCGGAGAAGATAAAGGAATATTTCATATAGGGGAAACACCAAAATTTTGCAAATTGTCAAATGTTGGATTATATTAAGAATAAATTGTTCGTGTGATTACTTCAAATCAAAAACTATTATTTGATATAGAAGCCTATTCAAACAGAAAATTCTACTATCCCGATGTTGTGCTTGATATTTTCGGGTGTTCCGTTGAATATGGTTTGCAGTGGGAATTGAGCAATATCATTTTTACATCGAAATTTTTACATAACGCATTAAAATCAATTAAACGGACAGATCAACCGGGAAATACAAATAAATTGCTATTAGAATATCAAGAAAAGATCGAAAAGTTGAAAAAAGATTTGGAATTTATCTGCGATCATTTATCCGAAGAGAAGAGAAGCTTTTTTAGAACAACTTTGTTACAAAACAGACAAGATAGTTTTGAAAATTTGCACAAATTTATTAAAGATTTAAGTTGGATTAAAAATTACGAGATTGATAATAATACAAAAATAGGAAATTTGTTAAAGCAGAATTAAGCATTTGTTGTATGCTATTGAAAATAATAAAATATATTATATTGCCGATAATTTTGAATTTTATTCTGATTGCCGGTTCTGTGCCGCAAGAGACGAAAGAAAGTGCCGAGTTCAAACTTGCTGTAAATTTATATAAAGACGGATTAACAGATTTGGCGCTCGACCAGTTTAAAAATTTTGTTAATTCATATCCCGCAAGTAACCAAAGTATTGAGGCGCGATTTTACATCGGCTTGACGTTATCCAAACTAAAACGTTATGAGGATGCCCGTGTTGCATTTCAAAATTTTGCTCTTACGTATACTGATCATAATAAAGCCGCCGAAGCTTGGTTTAAAGTAGGCGAATCATACGTCGCTTTAGAAAATTATCGCGAAGCAGCTTTAGCATTCGAGCGAGTTCGCGTGTTCCATCCACGAAGTCCGCTCGCCCCTGATGCGTTGTTATTGTCGGCTAAATATTTTCGCACAGTTTCCGATGTTGTAAATGCGCGAAAGAATCTACGCGTAATTCTGCAAGATTACAGTTCTTCCGATTTTGTACCGGCTGCGCGTTTAGCACTCGCTGAGTTGTTCTTTGGTGAAGGAAATATCGATTTGGCAACGCGTGAAGTTAAAAGTGTTGTGGATGGAACTTCGAAATATCGGGCTGACGGAATGCTGCTTTTAGGCAGAATATACCATTTAACCGGACAGTATGAAGAAGCTGAAAAACTTTTTAACAAAATATTGATGGATTACAAAGGAACTCCTGCCGCAGCATTAGCAAATATTGAACTTGGTTTGTCCTCTGCTAACGCTGGCGATTATAATAAAGCCATAGAGTATTTTAAAAAAGTGCTTTCTGATAAAAATGCAGATAGTGGTTTAAAAGAAAAAGCTTCATTACAAATTGGAATTGCATATTACAAATCGAACGACTTTAAAAATTCATCGGAACAGTTCGAAAAATTTATTAATAATTTTCCCAAGAGCGAAAAAATAAATCAAGCATTATTTTTAAGCGGCAAATCTTTTGAAAGAGTTAAAAACTACAAAGGGGCGATAAACTCTTTTAATCAGGTTATCAATTCTATTTCTGATGAGTACAAACCGCAAGCTTTTGCACAAGCTTCGATTGTTGCTGAGATGTTAGATAATATTACCCTTTCGGTTGAATATTGCAAAAGGTATTTGGAAAAATACCCTCATGGTGAAGGAACACAAGATGCCTTGATCCGAATTGGTGATTTGTTTAAAGATCGTTTTAAAGATCATGATCGGGCAAAAACCTATTATGAAGAGGCGCTGCAGGCAAAACCGCATAGCTATCAATTAAGTTGGATTAAATTAAAAATAGGTGAGAGTTGTTCGCAAGCCGGAAATTATGCTTCCGCCGTAAGAACTTTTGAAGAAATTATAAAATATTATCCGGCCGATCGTGAAGCTTTACAGGCAAAAGAAAACTTAGATAGAATATTGATTTATGAAAATAAGAATTACAAAAGCGGACTCGAAAAAATTGCTAAACTCCTCGGCGACTTGTTAATAGGGAAGAATCGGGGTGAGCTTGCTTTTAATTTAGCTCAGGTTTACTTCGATGATTTAAAAGATTATCAATCAGCGGTTGAACAATATTCATCCGCAATTGAAGCGAAAATTACAGGACCGAACTTACCAATCGCATATTATAATCGTGCGATTGCTGCCGAACGTGCGTTGAAATACTCAGCTAATCATACGGATGTTCCTATAAATTATTTTTCTGAATTTATAAAACTTTTTCCTAACGATAAAAACTCACACGAAGCAGCTTTTAAACTTTTGAATCTGAAATTGAAATCTGCTAAACCTGAAGAAGCTGAAAAATTGTTGAATGAATTTATTTCATCTCCTCCCAAAACATCTTTTGTACCCGAAGTTTATAAACTTCTGATTGAACAATATCTTCAAACAAATAAACTTACCAATGCTTTAACAATATGTAACCTAATTATTAAAAATCCTGCTACACCTGAATCAGAAGAATATGCTATGATGCAAGCCGCTAGAATTTATTTTCAATCAGGCAAAATGGATTCGGCGATTGCGTTTTTAAAAAATCATACTGGAAAATATCCAAACGGAAATTACACAGTTAGCGGGTTGAAACTTCTTGGCGATATCTTGCTGAAGACCGGAAAACCTGAAGAAGCTGTAAAGGTTTTTAAAAAAATAGAAGAAGAATATTACTACACAGAGATTGCCCAAGAAACAATTGAACAATATGTAAAATCACTTGTTGAATCTAATAAATATGATGAAGCAATTTATTTTATAAAAAACCGGTTTGAAAAAGAGGCACAAAATCCATTTGTAGAACCAATTAATTATAAATATTATTTAGCTAAAGCGTACGAACTTAAGGGTGATTCACCAAAAGCGATTTTATTCTATCGGGAATATTTGTTATCAGAACCGAACGCCGAAGCAAAAGTTGACGGTTACTTGGCTCTCGGTAACATAATGAAAAATCAAGGAGTTGCCGATGCCGCTGCGGCTTATTATAAACTTGCCGGTAAATTAGGTTCCGTTCTGGCAAACCGCGAAATCGCTGATTTGCTTTTTCAAACTGAACGTTATTTAGAAGCATCACAACAATATAGTGCTCTACTTGTTTCAGCTATAAACGAAGATGATAAAAAATATTATCTTACTAAAACGATTGTATCTAAATTACGCATCGACGATTTAAAAGGTGCACAACCACTGATATTAGAATTTTCCAAAAATTATAAGAAGAGCGTTGATAATTTAGCAGAGATAGAATATGAAAAAGCTTTGATATATTTCCGGAAGCAAGATTATTCAACTGCGAAAAAAATATTTACAGATATTGCCGACGATTACGACGGAACGCGTTATGCGCCGCTGTCGGAATATTATTTAGGCAGGATTATGGAATTAAATAAAAATAGTGCGGATGCGATAAAAAAATATGAATCGGTTCTGAAGAAGTACTCAAACTCCGATGTCATTCCACGAGTTTTCCTCGCTTTAGGTAATATAAATTTCAACGGTGAAAAATATGCTGAAGCAATAAAATATTATCAGCAAATTGTAGATAATCCTGACAAAGAGGGTGAAATTCTAAGATATGCTATGATCAATCTGATTGAAGCCTATGAGGCAACTAAACTTAACGATGCGGCTCTGAAAATGGCGCGCAATTTTATCGAACGTTATCCGAAGGATCCATCTATTACCGATCAGCGTATAAAAATTGGTATTTTATATTCACGTCTTGGATACTACGATCAAGCAGTAATGCATTTTCAAATCTTACTCGATGAAGTCGGCAGCGATTATGAAGCTGAAATTCGTTACAACCTCGGTGAAACATATTATTACAAAGGCGATTATCAACAAGGAATTTTAGAGTTTCTAAAAGTTCCCTACTTGGTTATGCAAAACAAAAAAGTAGACTGGACCGCTACGTCGTTTTATATGGCAGGACAATCATACGAGCGGATGGAAAAATACGATCAGGCTCTATCAATGTATCAGCAAATAATTGATCGTCCCGGCATTGATGCGACATTTAAAGCAGGCGCTCAAAAAGAAATAGACCGTGTAAAATCAATAATAAAAAGGGGTTCAAACTAACGTGTATGAGAAAGAAATAGACCGACTAAACAAGCTAACACTTATCCGCACGATAGGTAGTGCTGAAAGGATATCGTTAAAAGAAGTTTTAGCTGCCGAGATACCACTTCCGTTGAGAAATATGATACGAGTGGATGTTGAGCAAAAGCTTCAGGACGAATTGCGGAATAATTTCGTGAACAGCAGGTTCGATTTTTCACATCCGGAAGTCATTAGTTTACAGAACCGGATGAATTCGATACTTGTGCTCAACTATTCTTTTAACCGGCATGAATATTTAGAATTAGTTCACGATGCAATTCATCTACTACTTAATTATCTTATGAGGCCGCAATGGACGTTGCGAAGTTTCCTTTTCGATAATACCACGCAAGTATCATCCGATGTAATACTTAAGGCGCTGCGAAATTTTAGCGTCTATGAATATTTAAAAGACTTGATAGTTCGAATCATTAAGGAAAAAAATATCAAGCTGATGACTATAAATGAATTTCAATCGCTGATTTGGAAATGCGATCGTGAATACATCCGCCGCAAGGACGGTTATCAGTTAGCTCAAATAACTTTAGCTATTTATGATTTTATAAATTACGGTAATCGTGAAACTAAATCAACAGTTCCTACTAAAGGACTCATTAAATTATTTGACGATAAAGGGATGCGAAAGGTTGTCGATAGATTACAAATCGAACTACAGAGACATGTGAACGAAATATCGTTTGATGAATTGTGCATACTGCTTGAAGATTTGCGTAAAACTTACGATGGATTTGAATTCGAAAACACTCTGCAAAAAATTCCGGTTGAAATACCTGTAACGGCACCACTCGAAGATTCGCCGGTTGTTACCATTACTATTGATGAATCGGAAGTGGTCGAAAAAAACGATTCGATTTCGCCTCAGCTATCTACAAAATCTCAATTACTTCCACTGGAAAATTTTTTCGATGATGATGAACGAAAACGATTCGTCAAGAAAATTTTCAGGAAGAACGAAAAAGATTTTTCAGATGCAGTTACTGATATCAACAACATGACATCGTGGAAAGAAGCATCGAAATATGTTGATGAAATATATATATTGAATGAGGTCGATTTGTATTCACCCGAAGCCACACGATTTACAGAAATAACATACAACCGCTTCTTCACCAGAAAAGGAAAATAGAGATGCAGTTTATTGATTATGCAAAAATAGTTGTAAAATCAGGAAACGGCGGTAAAGGAATGGTTAGTTTCAGGAGAGAGAAATATGTACCAAAAGGGGGACCTGACGGCGGGAAAGGCGGCAAGGGGGGAAGTGTAATTTTACGGGCTGACCATCATTTGAATACTTTACTCGATTTTAGATATAATAAAAAATATGAAGCTCAAAATGGTGAGAACGGTAAAACATCAAACAAATCGGGTAAAGATGGTGATGATATTATTGTTCGAGTCCCGTGTGGTACTTTGATAAAAGATGTTGACACGGGAGAAGTTCTCTTCGATATAATTGACGATAAGGAGGAAATAATTATTGCACGAGGTGGAAAAGGCGGAAGGGGTAATGGTGAATTTGCTACACCAACAAACCAAGCTCCCCGTTTTGCTGAACCGGGGAGAGAAGGTGAAGAAAAACATCTCGAGCTTGAACTTAAATTAATTGCCGATGTTGGTTTGGTAGGTTTGCCAAATGCGGGTAAATCGACTTTGATTTCAGTAATATCGGCTGCTAAACCAAAAATTGCCGACTATCCTTTTACGACACTCGTCCCTAATCTCGGCATCGTGCGCTACCAGGAATCGAAAAGTTTTGTTGTTGCTGATATGCCGGGACTGATCGAAGGAGCGCATTCGGGAAAAGGACTTGGTATCCAATTTCTCCGTCACATTGAGCGAACGCGTGTACTTGTGTATCTCATAGAATGCACAGACGAAGATCCTAAAAAGGCATTGGAAATGCTTCAGAAAGAAATCAAGTTGTTCAATAAAGATATGTTAAAAAAACCTCAAATGGTTATTATCACTAAAACTGATTTAGCCGATGAGGCATTGATGAAAAAAATTAAAAAAATAAAGTTCTCTCCCAAGAAATTTGACTCAGTTCATTTTATTTCTGCCGTTGCAAATACAGGGATTCCCGATTTAGTAAAATCAATGTGGAAGCTTTTAAAGTGAACCGGTCGTTCATTACTTTAAAAAATACAATCCAACTTTCAAGTTTACTTCTCTTTTCACTTTTATTAGTTTCTATTTTTTCAATTTCAGTCGGAACTGTAGCAATCCCATTAAATCAAATATTAAATTTTTTGACTGGTGGAAAAATTGCAGAAGAATACAGCACTATCTTGTTCGAGCTACGGCTGCCAAGAATTTTGCTGGCGATTATTGTCGGTGGCGGGCTTTCGGTTGCTGGCGTTGTGTTTCAAGCGTTACTAAGAAATCCGTTGGCTGAACCGTTTATATTAGGTGTGTCGAGCGGAGGTACATTAGGCGCCGTGTTAGCTATTAGTTTTGGACTCGGTGTAAGCATCATAAGTATTCCCGCTTCTGCTTTCCTCGGTT
It contains:
- the obgE gene encoding GTPase ObgE, which translates into the protein MQFIDYAKIVVKSGNGGKGMVSFRREKYVPKGGPDGGKGGKGGSVILRADHHLNTLLDFRYNKKYEAQNGENGKTSNKSGKDGDDIIVRVPCGTLIKDVDTGEVLFDIIDDKEEIIIARGGKGGRGNGEFATPTNQAPRFAEPGREGEEKHLELELKLIADVGLVGLPNAGKSTLISVISAAKPKIADYPFTTLVPNLGIVRYQESKSFVVADMPGLIEGAHSGKGLGIQFLRHIERTRVLVYLIECTDEDPKKALEMLQKEIKLFNKDMLKKPQMVIITKTDLADEALMKKIKKIKFSPKKFDSVHFISAVANTGIPDLVKSMWKLLK
- a CDS encoding tetratricopeptide repeat protein, which encodes MNFILIAGSVPQETKESAEFKLAVNLYKDGLTDLALDQFKNFVNSYPASNQSIEARFYIGLTLSKLKRYEDARVAFQNFALTYTDHNKAAEAWFKVGESYVALENYREAALAFERVRVFHPRSPLAPDALLLSAKYFRTVSDVVNARKNLRVILQDYSSSDFVPAARLALAELFFGEGNIDLATREVKSVVDGTSKYRADGMLLLGRIYHLTGQYEEAEKLFNKILMDYKGTPAAALANIELGLSSANAGDYNKAIEYFKKVLSDKNADSGLKEKASLQIGIAYYKSNDFKNSSEQFEKFINNFPKSEKINQALFLSGKSFERVKNYKGAINSFNQVINSISDEYKPQAFAQASIVAEMLDNITLSVEYCKRYLEKYPHGEGTQDALIRIGDLFKDRFKDHDRAKTYYEEALQAKPHSYQLSWIKLKIGESCSQAGNYASAVRTFEEIIKYYPADREALQAKENLDRILIYENKNYKSGLEKIAKLLGDLLIGKNRGELAFNLAQVYFDDLKDYQSAVEQYSSAIEAKITGPNLPIAYYNRAIAAERALKYSANHTDVPINYFSEFIKLFPNDKNSHEAAFKLLNLKLKSAKPEEAEKLLNEFISSPPKTSFVPEVYKLLIEQYLQTNKLTNALTICNLIIKNPATPESEEYAMMQAARIYFQSGKMDSAIAFLKNHTGKYPNGNYTVSGLKLLGDILLKTGKPEEAVKVFKKIEEEYYYTEIAQETIEQYVKSLVESNKYDEAIYFIKNRFEKEAQNPFVEPINYKYYLAKAYELKGDSPKAILFYREYLLSEPNAEAKVDGYLALGNIMKNQGVADAAAAYYKLAGKLGSVLANREIADLLFQTERYLEASQQYSALLVSAINEDDKKYYLTKTIVSKLRIDDLKGAQPLILEFSKNYKKSVDNLAEIEYEKALIYFRKQDYSTAKKIFTDIADDYDGTRYAPLSEYYLGRIMELNKNSADAIKKYESVLKKYSNSDVIPRVFLALGNINFNGEKYAEAIKYYQQIVDNPDKEGEILRYAMINLIEAYEATKLNDAALKMARNFIERYPKDPSITDQRIKIGILYSRLGYYDQAVMHFQILLDEVGSDYEAEIRYNLGETYYYKGDYQQGILEFLKVPYLVMQNKKVDWTATSFYMAGQSYERMEKYDQALSMYQQIIDRPGIDATFKAGAQKEIDRVKSIIKRGSN